A window from Microbacterium ginsengiterrae encodes these proteins:
- the cysS gene encoding cysteine--tRNA ligase, whose product MTLRLYDTRAQQLRDFVPLDPENITMYVCGPTVQSGPHIGHVRAALSFDILRRWLTHRYGRVTFVRNVTDIDDKVIANASDAEPWWALAYRMEQEFTAAYAGIGILPPTYEPRATASIPQMQELIATLIERGHAYPAPDDSGDVYFDVRSWPEYGALTHQSVDAMEAAEDADPRGKRNSQDFALWKGAKSDEPGDAHWSSPWGAGRPGWHIECSAMSKRYLGGEFDIHGGGLDLRFPHHENELAQSTAAGDAFARYWVHNGLVTVDGQKMSKSLGNFTLAADVLGAHDPLVVRYALAAAHYRSSLDLSESTWAEADAALGRIRTFLERGQRLAGPGWAEYKEGLPTEFWEAMNDDLAVPRALAAIHSSIRSGNALLDAGKHEEAKQDVMDVMRMTDILGINPLSTQWAKTDANAESSALDALVRTMIEQRATARAEKDWAAADRIRDAIAAAGITLEDTPAGTHWSING is encoded by the coding sequence GTGACTCTCCGCCTCTACGACACCCGCGCTCAGCAACTGCGCGACTTCGTGCCTCTCGACCCCGAGAACATCACGATGTACGTCTGCGGGCCCACGGTGCAGTCCGGTCCGCACATCGGTCACGTCCGTGCGGCACTGAGCTTCGACATCCTGCGACGCTGGCTCACCCACCGCTACGGCCGCGTGACGTTCGTGCGCAACGTCACCGACATCGACGACAAGGTGATCGCCAACGCCTCGGACGCCGAGCCGTGGTGGGCTCTGGCCTATCGCATGGAGCAGGAGTTCACGGCGGCGTACGCCGGCATCGGCATCCTGCCGCCCACGTACGAGCCGCGCGCCACGGCATCCATCCCGCAGATGCAGGAACTCATCGCGACTCTGATCGAGCGCGGACACGCCTACCCTGCGCCCGACGATTCGGGCGACGTGTACTTCGATGTGCGGTCCTGGCCGGAATACGGCGCGCTGACGCACCAGTCCGTCGATGCGATGGAGGCGGCCGAGGACGCCGACCCGCGTGGCAAGCGCAACTCGCAGGACTTCGCGCTCTGGAAAGGCGCCAAGAGCGACGAACCGGGAGACGCCCACTGGTCCTCGCCGTGGGGAGCGGGACGTCCTGGCTGGCACATCGAGTGCTCCGCGATGTCCAAGCGCTATCTCGGCGGCGAATTCGACATCCACGGCGGCGGTCTCGACCTGCGTTTCCCGCACCACGAGAACGAGCTGGCGCAGTCGACGGCAGCGGGCGACGCCTTCGCGCGCTACTGGGTGCACAACGGCCTGGTGACCGTCGATGGTCAGAAGATGTCCAAGTCGCTCGGGAACTTCACCCTCGCCGCCGACGTGCTGGGCGCGCACGACCCGCTGGTCGTCCGCTATGCGCTCGCCGCCGCACACTATCGGTCGAGCCTCGACCTCAGCGAGTCCACCTGGGCGGAGGCCGACGCCGCACTCGGACGCATCCGCACCTTCCTCGAGCGCGGTCAGCGACTGGCCGGGCCCGGCTGGGCCGAGTACAAGGAAGGCCTGCCGACGGAGTTCTGGGAGGCCATGAACGATGACCTCGCGGTACCGCGTGCGCTCGCCGCGATCCACAGCAGCATCCGTTCGGGTAACGCACTGTTGGATGCGGGCAAGCACGAAGAGGCCAAGCAGGACGTGATGGACGTCATGCGGATGACGGACATCCTCGGGATCAATCCCCTCTCGACGCAGTGGGCGAAGACGGACGCGAACGCCGAGAGCTCGGCGCTGGATGCGCTCGTCCGCACCATGATCGAACAGCGCGCGACCGCGCGCGCCGAAAAGGACTGGGCGGCAGCGGATCGTATCCGCGACGCGATCGCGGCCGCAGGAATCACGCTGGAGGACACTCCGGCCGGAACTCATTGGAGTATCAATGGCTAA
- a CDS encoding GNAT family N-acetyltransferase, with the protein MWQFRDDDLTDPRSRAFVLEHLADMYRQSPDESVHALDVDALRAPEVRFVTVWRDEEILAVGGYRRTGPQDAELKSMRTAPSVRGQGLGRLLLRHLTDLARAEGITTLWLETGSTADFRAARGLYLSEGYTPCGPFGDYREDPESVFYRRDLTQGSMQAVPGTLEQ; encoded by the coding sequence ATGTGGCAGTTCCGCGACGACGATCTGACCGACCCGAGAAGCCGCGCGTTCGTGCTCGAGCATCTCGCGGACATGTACCGCCAGTCCCCGGACGAGAGCGTCCACGCGCTCGACGTCGACGCACTGCGGGCACCCGAGGTCCGCTTCGTGACCGTCTGGCGCGATGAGGAGATCCTCGCGGTGGGCGGATACCGGCGCACAGGACCGCAGGATGCCGAGCTGAAGTCCATGCGCACCGCACCGTCCGTTCGCGGACAGGGGCTGGGCAGGCTGCTGCTGCGCCACCTCACGGATCTCGCACGTGCGGAGGGCATCACGACGCTCTGGCTCGAGACCGGTTCGACGGCGGACTTCCGGGCAGCGCGTGGCCTCTACCTCTCCGAGGGGTACACGCCGTGCGGTCCGTTCGGCGACTACCGGGAGGATCCGGAGTCGGTGTTCTACCGCCGCGACCTCACACAGGGGTCCATGCAGGCGGTCCCCGGTACGCTGGAGCAGTGA
- the ispD gene encoding 2-C-methyl-D-erythritol 4-phosphate cytidylyltransferase, which yields MTLLPVPATAIIVVAAGSGTRLGADAPKALVGIDEHSVLRHALDQVFQAAPAQVIVVAPAGHEGDAESELRAAAGDRVELGRVVTGGATRQQSVAAGLRALWGDVETVLVHDAARPLTPAAQIDAVAQAVTDDRGVLPALPVVNTLKRVSGSAVVEAVDRSELVAAQTPQGFPRALLEKAYALALDSGAEYTDDAALYAAAGHPVVHIPGSPVAFKITVPADLERARRLLSPERGSTTVGRVGIGTDVHAFGGEGDLWLAGLQWPGETALSGHSDGDAVAHAIVDALLGAAGLGDIGEHFGTAHPEYAGAHGDVFLARTRELLADAGFGIGNVSVQFQGNRPRFSGRRAEAERVLSAALGGAPVSVTATTTDGLGFSGRGDGISAMAVAMVVPLV from the coding sequence GTGACTCTGCTTCCTGTGCCGGCGACGGCGATCATCGTCGTCGCAGCCGGCTCCGGTACTCGTCTGGGGGCCGATGCGCCGAAGGCGCTCGTCGGCATCGATGAGCACTCGGTGCTCCGGCATGCTCTCGACCAGGTGTTCCAGGCGGCCCCCGCACAGGTGATCGTCGTCGCGCCGGCCGGACACGAAGGCGATGCCGAGAGTGAGCTGCGCGCCGCCGCAGGCGACCGCGTCGAACTCGGACGTGTCGTCACCGGCGGAGCGACCAGGCAACAGTCCGTCGCGGCCGGTCTGCGCGCGCTGTGGGGCGACGTCGAGACGGTGCTCGTGCACGATGCGGCGCGCCCCCTCACTCCGGCAGCGCAGATCGACGCCGTGGCGCAGGCGGTGACGGACGATCGCGGTGTCCTCCCCGCTCTTCCCGTGGTGAACACGCTCAAGCGCGTCTCCGGTTCCGCGGTCGTCGAGGCCGTCGATCGCTCGGAGCTCGTCGCGGCGCAGACCCCGCAGGGGTTCCCGCGCGCCCTTCTCGAGAAGGCATACGCCCTCGCGCTCGACTCCGGGGCCGAGTACACCGACGACGCGGCCCTGTACGCGGCAGCCGGGCACCCCGTCGTCCACATCCCCGGCTCGCCGGTGGCGTTCAAGATCACGGTGCCCGCCGATCTCGAAAGAGCCCGCCGACTGCTCTCTCCCGAGCGGGGCTCGACGACCGTCGGTCGGGTCGGGATCGGGACCGACGTGCACGCCTTCGGCGGCGAGGGCGACCTCTGGCTGGCGGGGCTGCAGTGGCCGGGGGAGACCGCGTTGTCCGGGCACTCGGACGGCGATGCCGTCGCTCACGCGATCGTCGACGCACTGTTGGGTGCGGCCGGTCTCGGAGACATCGGGGAGCACTTCGGCACGGCGCACCCGGAGTACGCCGGCGCGCACGGTGACGTCTTCCTCGCCCGCACGAGGGAACTCCTCGCGGACGCCGGGTTCGGCATCGGCAACGTGTCCGTGCAGTTCCAGGGCAACCGCCCGCGGTTCAGCGGTCGGCGTGCCGAAGCAGAGCGCGTGTTGTCGGCGGCGCTCGGCGGTGCCCCCGTGTCGGTGACGGCCACCACCACGGACGGCCTGGGGTTCTCCGGGCGCGGCGATGGCATCTCCGCCATGGCCGTCGCCATGGTCGTGCCGCTGGTCTGA
- a CDS encoding CarD family transcriptional regulator → MLFEVGETVVYPHHGAATIIEVKDRVIKGETKKYLKLNVTQGDLIIEVPAENVDLVGVRDVIGQEGLDHVFEVLRAPFTEEPTNWSRRYKANLEKLASGDVIKVSEVVRDLWRRDQDRGLSAGEKRMLAKARQILISELALAEKCDEDKAGSLLDEVLAS, encoded by the coding sequence ATGCTTTTTGAGGTTGGCGAAACGGTCGTCTATCCGCACCATGGGGCCGCGACGATCATCGAGGTCAAGGATCGCGTCATCAAGGGCGAGACGAAGAAGTATCTGAAGCTCAACGTCACCCAGGGCGATCTGATCATCGAAGTGCCGGCAGAGAACGTCGACCTCGTCGGCGTCCGCGATGTCATCGGCCAGGAGGGTCTCGACCACGTGTTCGAGGTCCTGCGCGCGCCGTTCACGGAAGAGCCCACAAACTGGTCCCGCCGGTACAAGGCGAACCTTGAGAAGCTCGCCTCCGGCGATGTGATCAAGGTCAGCGAGGTCGTTCGCGACCTGTGGCGTCGTGACCAGGACCGCGGTCTGTCCGCGGGGGAGAAGCGCATGCTGGCGAAGGCTCGCCAGATCCTCATCTCCGAGCTCGCGCTCGCGGAGAAGTGCGACGAGGACAAGGCGGGCTCGCTGCTCGACGAGGTCCTCGCGTCCTGA
- a CDS encoding DNA modification methylase: MKSRLVASAALSALVLLGATGCTFITPQSTNIKYSAADGVNIPDSDGPLEIRNAVVIATEDGSTGNLVAAIVNPTDRSETLTVEIEGVEPLTLRVGAGDQLSLGANAEPLRIDGLDAKPGATVTMYFQSGDAIGATADVPVLDGTLSYYADLVPEED, translated from the coding sequence GTGAAATCGCGCCTTGTAGCATCCGCTGCCCTCAGCGCCCTCGTTCTGCTCGGCGCAACCGGATGCACGTTCATCACGCCTCAGTCGACGAACATCAAGTACTCGGCTGCTGACGGGGTGAACATCCCCGACTCCGACGGTCCGCTCGAGATCCGCAACGCGGTGGTCATCGCCACGGAAGACGGCTCGACCGGCAACCTCGTCGCCGCGATCGTCAACCCGACCGACCGCAGTGAGACCCTCACGGTCGAGATCGAGGGCGTCGAGCCGCTCACGCTGCGCGTCGGCGCCGGCGACCAGCTGAGCCTCGGCGCCAACGCCGAGCCGCTGCGCATCGACGGACTCGACGCCAAGCCCGGAGCGACCGTGACGATGTACTTCCAGTCCGGAGATGCGATCGGCGCGACGGCCGACGTCCCCGTGCTCGACGGCACCCTGTCCTACTACGCCGACCTCGTCCCTGAAGAGGACTGA
- a CDS encoding response regulator transcription factor, which yields MTRILLVEDEPDLADPLAYLLRREGYDVEIAEDGPGAVSAFREGGADIILLDLMLPGIPGTEVCRQIRATSAVPIIMLTAKDSEVDIVVGLELGADDYITKPYSSRELLARMRAVLRRAVPDEGDLEERVLEGGRVSLDIDRHTVTVAGEEISMPLKEFELLEMLMRNSGRVLTRGQLIDRVWGSDYFGDTKTLDVHIKRIRSRIEENPGEPVMLVTVRGLGYRFEG from the coding sequence ATGACCCGCATCCTTCTCGTCGAGGACGAACCGGACCTTGCGGATCCGCTCGCCTACCTGCTCCGACGCGAGGGGTACGACGTCGAGATCGCAGAGGATGGGCCGGGGGCCGTGTCCGCCTTCCGGGAAGGCGGCGCGGACATCATCCTGCTGGACCTCATGCTCCCCGGCATCCCGGGCACCGAGGTGTGCCGGCAGATCCGCGCGACATCCGCGGTGCCGATCATCATGCTCACCGCGAAGGACTCCGAGGTCGACATCGTCGTGGGTCTCGAGCTCGGCGCGGACGACTACATCACGAAGCCGTATTCGTCGCGAGAGCTCCTCGCCAGGATGCGCGCTGTCCTGCGCCGTGCGGTGCCGGACGAGGGTGATCTGGAGGAGCGCGTGCTGGAGGGCGGCCGGGTCTCGCTCGACATCGATCGCCACACGGTCACCGTCGCCGGGGAGGAGATCAGCATGCCGCTCAAGGAGTTCGAACTCCTGGAGATGCTCATGCGCAACTCGGGGCGCGTCCTCACCAGGGGCCAGCTCATCGATCGTGTGTGGGGAAGTGACTACTTCGGCGACACGAAGACGCTGGACGTGCACATCAAGCGGATCCGGTCGCGCATTGAGGAGAACCCGGGGGAGCCGGTCATGCTCGTGACCGTCCGCGGGTTGGGGTACCGCTTCGAAGGGTGA
- a CDS encoding sensor histidine kinase, whose amino-acid sequence MNPGSIALIALAVGLVIGVGLSAIIAWARRSRVTNSEATSAEVPHGAAEVLDGMDDAACVVDASGLVLATSPAAARYGIAVGAGLENGEFRELVRVVRASGIATTETVRLSRSAVSLDPRLVSARASVLGGRLVLLILRDITEQERLEQVRRDFVANTSHELKTPVGAVILLAEAIESAADDPDQVRDFAARISAEAIRLGQLTRRIMSLSRLQASDGVTETEPVSIDEVVAASIEAHAVQAESAGVELIRGGDRRAFVRGDAQTLIEAVGNLIANAIAYSPAGSRVGAGVKIDGETVEIAISDQGIGIDEADRERIFERFYRADDARSRRTGGTGLGLSIVKHATQRHGGEVRLWSRPGRGSTFTIVLPRIDGPAGQDEKKAKKKNKKKKHARKGSATAEDARVGNGENA is encoded by the coding sequence ATGAACCCGGGGTCGATCGCGCTCATCGCACTCGCCGTCGGGCTGGTGATCGGCGTGGGATTGTCCGCCATCATCGCCTGGGCGCGGCGCTCGCGGGTCACGAACAGCGAAGCCACGTCCGCCGAGGTCCCGCACGGTGCAGCGGAGGTCCTGGACGGCATGGACGACGCCGCCTGCGTGGTCGATGCGTCGGGTCTCGTCCTGGCTACGTCGCCCGCGGCTGCCCGGTACGGGATCGCGGTCGGAGCGGGCCTCGAGAACGGCGAGTTCCGGGAGCTGGTCCGCGTCGTTCGCGCCTCGGGAATCGCCACGACCGAGACGGTGCGACTGAGCAGATCCGCCGTCAGCCTCGACCCTCGGCTCGTCTCCGCGCGCGCGAGCGTGCTCGGGGGGAGACTCGTCCTGCTCATCCTCCGCGACATCACGGAGCAGGAGCGCCTCGAACAGGTGCGGCGCGACTTCGTGGCCAACACCAGCCATGAGTTGAAGACGCCGGTGGGCGCTGTGATCCTGCTGGCGGAGGCGATCGAGTCGGCGGCGGACGATCCGGATCAGGTGCGCGACTTCGCCGCCCGCATCTCCGCGGAGGCCATCAGGCTCGGCCAGCTCACCCGACGCATCATGAGTCTGTCGCGGCTGCAGGCGTCCGACGGGGTCACGGAGACCGAACCGGTGTCGATCGACGAGGTCGTCGCCGCGTCGATCGAGGCGCATGCGGTGCAGGCGGAATCCGCCGGGGTGGAGTTGATCCGAGGCGGCGACCGTCGCGCCTTCGTGCGCGGGGACGCGCAGACCCTCATCGAGGCCGTCGGGAACCTCATCGCCAACGCGATCGCGTACTCGCCGGCGGGGTCCCGCGTGGGGGCGGGGGTCAAGATCGACGGTGAGACGGTGGAGATCGCGATCTCCGACCAGGGGATCGGCATCGACGAAGCGGACAGGGAGCGCATCTTCGAGCGCTTCTACCGCGCGGACGATGCGAGGTCGCGACGCACAGGGGGAACCGGCCTGGGGCTTTCGATCGTCAAGCACGCGACGCAGCGCCACGGCGGTGAGGTGCGCCTGTGGTCGAGGCCGGGTCGTGGGTCGACGTTCACGATCGTCCTTCCTCGGATCGACGGCCCGGCGGGCCAGGACGAGAAGAAGGCCAAGAAGAAGAACAAGAAGAAGAAGCACGCGCGAAAGGGCTCGGCGACAGCCGAGGACGCGCGTGTCGGGAACGGAGAGAACGCATGA
- the phoU gene encoding phosphate signaling complex protein PhoU, producing MREVFHQSLEDIQSRLVEITDLVTVAIDKATRAFAKSDVAMAEEVIADDARIDELTVSLDELAIEVLARQQPVARDLRIVVFALRVSASLERMGDMAEHIAQLARLRFPERAIPKGLKGTFKKMGERDVEISRTLSELLRTQDLRLADEIRNADDDVDELHALVFEKVLSDNWKGEPTATVDATLASRYHERFADHAVAVAKKVVYLATGDWAVAEEDIAIAAEAHEAAARRAGLD from the coding sequence ATGCGCGAAGTCTTCCACCAGTCCCTCGAGGACATCCAGTCCCGCCTCGTGGAGATCACCGACCTCGTCACCGTCGCCATCGACAAGGCGACGCGCGCCTTCGCGAAGAGCGACGTCGCCATGGCCGAGGAGGTCATCGCCGACGACGCCCGCATCGACGAGCTGACCGTGAGTCTCGACGAGCTCGCGATCGAGGTGCTCGCCCGCCAGCAGCCCGTCGCCCGAGACCTGCGGATCGTCGTGTTCGCCCTGCGTGTGAGTGCATCGCTCGAACGGATGGGCGACATGGCCGAGCACATCGCACAGCTCGCGCGTCTGCGCTTCCCCGAACGTGCGATCCCGAAGGGCCTCAAGGGCACCTTCAAGAAGATGGGCGAGCGGGATGTCGAGATCTCCCGCACGCTGTCCGAGCTGTTGCGCACCCAGGACCTGCGCCTGGCCGATGAGATCCGCAACGCGGACGACGACGTCGATGAGCTGCACGCGCTCGTGTTCGAGAAGGTTCTCAGCGACAACTGGAAGGGCGAGCCGACGGCGACGGTGGATGCGACACTCGCCAGTCGCTACCACGAGCGGTTCGCCGACCACGCGGTGGCAGTGGCCAAGAAGGTCGTGTACCTCGCCACGGGCGACTGGGCCGTCGCCGAGGAGGACATCGCCATCGCCGCCGAGGCGCACGAGGCTGCTGCCCGCCGGGCCGGCCTCGACTGA
- a CDS encoding phosphoglyceromutase: MTRTLILLRHGQSEWNELNLFTGWVDVRLTDQGKNEARRGGELLAESGLLPDVLHTSMLSRAIQTANIALDAADRLWIPVKRSWRLNERHYGALQGKDKAQTLEEFGPEQFQLWRRSFDVPPPLLDDDSEFSQVNDPRYVGMDGEVPRTESLKIVIDRMLPYWESAIVPDLEAGKTVLVAAHGNSLRGLVKHLDGISDEDIAELNIPTGIPLVYELDDDNVPTGPARYLDPEAAAAGAAAVAAQGKK; encoded by the coding sequence ATGACCCGCACTCTCATCCTGCTCCGCCACGGCCAGAGCGAGTGGAACGAATTGAACCTGTTCACCGGATGGGTGGACGTCCGTCTCACCGACCAGGGCAAGAACGAAGCCCGCCGGGGCGGCGAGCTCCTCGCCGAGTCCGGGCTTCTGCCCGACGTCCTGCACACGTCGATGCTCAGCCGCGCGATCCAGACGGCGAACATCGCGCTGGATGCCGCCGACCGACTGTGGATCCCGGTCAAGCGCTCCTGGCGCCTCAACGAGCGTCACTACGGTGCGCTCCAGGGCAAGGACAAGGCGCAGACGCTCGAGGAGTTCGGCCCTGAGCAGTTCCAGCTGTGGCGCCGCTCGTTCGACGTGCCGCCGCCCCTCCTGGACGATGACAGCGAGTTCAGCCAGGTGAACGACCCGCGCTACGTCGGCATGGACGGCGAGGTGCCCCGCACCGAGTCCCTGAAGATCGTCATCGACCGCATGCTGCCCTACTGGGAGAGCGCGATCGTCCCCGACCTCGAGGCCGGCAAGACCGTGCTCGTCGCCGCCCACGGCAACTCGCTGCGCGGTCTGGTCAAGCACCTCGACGGCATCAGCGACGAGGACATCGCCGAACTGAACATCCCCACCGGCATCCCGCTGGTCTACGAGCTCGACGACGACAACGTCCCGACCGGCCCCGCACGGTACCTCGACCCCGAGGCCGCCGCCGCCGGCGCCGCGGCCGTCGCAGCGCAGGGCAAGAAGTAA
- a CDS encoding class I SAM-dependent methyltransferase, with protein MASTHVGRPTRGTTGTNRLRRNDRWIAASAAFRSAADPLVVDLGYGASGVTAFELATRLTKVRADAEVLGVELAPERVATARAQLEQVRAGTTPFAPDLPVSFARGGFEVPLPDGRSASVIRAMNVLRQYDEGDVAEAWRSLTSRLAKGGMLCEGTCDEIGRIGSWVDVEPGGSPVRFTISLRLAELERPGVVAERLPKALIHRNIPGERVHDLLVALDREWERAAPLSTFGATQRFVAAVSGLKAQGWPVQGSRSRWRLGELTVPWDAVAPQP; from the coding sequence ATGGCCTCCACGCACGTCGGGCGTCCCACGAGGGGCACCACCGGGACGAACAGGCTCCGGCGCAACGACCGCTGGATCGCCGCGAGCGCGGCGTTCCGATCGGCCGCCGATCCTCTCGTGGTCGACCTCGGATACGGCGCGAGCGGTGTGACCGCTTTCGAGCTCGCGACCCGCCTGACGAAGGTTCGCGCGGACGCGGAGGTCCTCGGCGTCGAGCTCGCGCCGGAACGAGTCGCGACGGCGCGCGCGCAGTTGGAACAGGTGCGCGCAGGCACCACGCCGTTCGCTCCTGACCTACCGGTGTCCTTCGCCAGGGGCGGTTTCGAGGTGCCGTTGCCCGACGGGCGGAGTGCCTCCGTGATCCGCGCCATGAACGTGCTGCGCCAGTACGACGAGGGCGACGTCGCGGAGGCGTGGCGATCCTTGACGTCGCGTCTGGCGAAGGGCGGCATGCTCTGCGAAGGCACGTGCGACGAGATCGGACGCATCGGCAGCTGGGTCGACGTCGAACCAGGCGGATCACCGGTGCGCTTCACGATCTCACTGCGTCTGGCGGAGCTGGAGCGTCCAGGGGTGGTGGCGGAGCGCCTGCCCAAGGCGCTGATCCACCGGAACATCCCCGGCGAGCGGGTCCATGATCTGCTCGTGGCCCTCGATCGGGAGTGGGAGCGTGCCGCTCCCCTGTCGACGTTCGGTGCGACGCAGCGCTTCGTCGCCGCGGTCTCCGGTCTGAAGGCTCAGGGCTGGCCGGTGCAGGGCAGTCGTTCGCGGTGGCGTCTGGGGGAACTCACCGTTCCGTGGGATGCCGTGGCACCTCAGCCCTGA
- a CDS encoding folate-binding protein: MSALADAFASRPGAVADDGIISHYGEPMREQRRLADGSAAVLLGDRTVIEVAGEDRLTWLDSITSQALTGLRPGESTELLILDPQGRVEHAAGVLEDGASVWLIADSGDVDALATWLTRMVFRSRVTVRVRDDLALVGAFAGGAAESAVTAAALAPNGTPLVWADPWNAVQIGGHQYSVIDEHPAEGYRWRIAILDAEASVPALEDIAAAGVLAAEALRVAAWRPRWAAEVDERSLPHESDWIRSAVHLNKGCYRGQETVAKVHNLGHPPRRLAALQLDGSADVLPAAGAPVFAGEDEVGAITSVARHHEDGPIALAILSRRAPTGDLVVRADGVDIAAAQQVIVPADAGATADVPRLTRLSRRPEGQDPRRAQG; the protein is encoded by the coding sequence GTGTCCGCCCTCGCCGACGCGTTCGCGTCCCGGCCGGGTGCCGTGGCCGACGACGGCATCATCTCGCACTACGGCGAGCCGATGCGCGAGCAGCGCCGTCTCGCGGACGGCTCCGCCGCGGTGCTGCTGGGAGACCGCACCGTCATCGAGGTGGCCGGCGAGGATCGGCTGACCTGGCTCGACTCGATCACGTCGCAGGCGCTGACCGGGCTTCGTCCGGGTGAGAGCACCGAACTGCTGATCCTCGATCCGCAGGGGCGCGTCGAGCACGCCGCCGGAGTGCTGGAAGACGGCGCATCGGTCTGGCTCATCGCCGATTCCGGAGACGTCGACGCGCTCGCGACGTGGCTCACGCGGATGGTGTTCCGCTCCCGCGTGACGGTGCGCGTGCGCGATGATCTCGCTCTCGTCGGTGCGTTCGCCGGAGGGGCGGCGGAGTCCGCTGTCACCGCAGCCGCCCTCGCTCCGAACGGGACACCGCTGGTGTGGGCCGATCCGTGGAACGCCGTGCAGATCGGCGGCCACCAGTACTCCGTGATCGACGAGCATCCGGCCGAGGGCTATCGCTGGCGCATCGCGATCCTCGACGCCGAGGCATCCGTTCCTGCCCTGGAGGACATCGCGGCGGCCGGCGTGCTCGCCGCCGAAGCGCTCCGAGTCGCCGCGTGGCGGCCACGCTGGGCCGCAGAGGTCGACGAGCGCTCCCTCCCGCATGAATCCGACTGGATCCGCAGCGCCGTGCACCTCAACAAGGGCTGCTACCGCGGTCAGGAGACGGTCGCGAAGGTGCACAACCTCGGCCACCCGCCGCGTCGGCTGGCCGCGTTGCAGCTCGACGGAAGCGCCGACGTCCTTCCCGCAGCCGGTGCTCCGGTGTTCGCCGGTGAGGACGAGGTCGGCGCCATCACCTCTGTCGCCCGCCATCACGAGGACGGGCCGATCGCCCTGGCGATCCTCTCGCGTCGCGCGCCGACCGGCGACCTCGTCGTGCGCGCCGACGGCGTCGACATCGCCGCCGCACAGCAGGTGATCGTCCCGGCGGATGCCGGTGCCACCGCCGACGTGCCCCGGCTGACCCGTCTCTCACGTCGTCCGGAGGGCCAGGACCCGCGACGCGCTCAGGGCTGA
- a CDS encoding FABP family protein, with product MLELPTDLPADLAPLSWLIGVWEGTGVIEYTAGDHRFEGEFTHRVSFSHDGTGHLNYSATGWMAAEGDRESTPLVAETGYWRLSRPATAADAGPALLPPMEESAPRTVDDVEKLRAESGGFPIEVSLAHSDGALELYLGEINGPRVDIATDAIVRSAGGKEYGAASRMYGLVDGHLLWAWDIAALGGKMASHASARLARV from the coding sequence ATGCTCGAGCTGCCCACTGACCTGCCTGCCGACCTCGCGCCCCTGAGCTGGCTCATCGGCGTCTGGGAAGGCACCGGCGTGATCGAATACACCGCGGGTGACCACCGCTTCGAGGGTGAGTTCACGCATCGCGTGAGCTTCAGCCACGACGGCACCGGCCACCTGAACTACTCGGCGACGGGGTGGATGGCCGCCGAGGGCGACCGGGAGTCGACCCCTCTCGTGGCCGAGACCGGGTACTGGCGCCTTTCGCGCCCGGCGACGGCGGCGGATGCCGGCCCTGCACTGCTCCCTCCGATGGAGGAGTCCGCGCCCCGCACGGTCGATGACGTCGAGAAGCTGCGCGCCGAATCCGGCGGATTCCCCATCGAGGTCTCGCTCGCGCACTCCGACGGCGCGCTCGAGCTCTACCTCGGCGAGATCAACGGCCCTCGCGTCGACATCGCCACGGATGCGATCGTCCGCAGCGCCGGCGGCAAGGAGTACGGCGCGGCGAGCCGCATGTACGGCCTCGTCGACGGGCACCTGCTGTGGGCGTGGGACATCGCGGCCCTCGGCGGGAAGATGGCCTCGCACGCATCCGCCCGTCTGGCTCGGGTCTGA